The Shewanella halotolerans region ACTTAGATGCGGATACCGCCGTCTATTTCGAACACGCGACCGTTTACATAGTCGTTTTCGATGATGAACTTAACGGTAGAGGCGATTTCGCTTGCCTGGCCTAAGCGTCCAACCGGCACCATCTTCTCCAGACGCTCAAGTGCCTCAGGCTTCATGGCCGCCGTCATCTCTGTCTCGATAACACCCGGCGCCACCGCGGCGCTACGGATATTGTAGCGTGCCAGCTCTTTCGCCCAGCCCACAGACATAGCGGCAACGCCCGCCTTAGAGGCCGCGTAGTTGGTCTGGCCAATGTTACCCGCCTTCGCCAGGCTAGAGATGTTAACGATAACACCCTGCTGCTTAGAGGTGATCATCGCCGCTGCGGCTTCGCGTCCGCAGAGGAAAGAGCCCGTCAGGTTAACATTGATCACCGCCTGGAACTGCGCCAGCGACATGCGATCTGTTACCTCACCCTCTTTGGCCTTCACCAGCATGCCGTCGAGCAGAATCCCCGCGTTGTTAACCAGCACGTTAACCTGGCCGAAATCTTCGAGGATATAACCGAAACCGGCAACCACATCTTCTTCATCGGTAATGTCGAAGGCGTAACCTTGCACCTCAGTGGTATCGCCGATGTCGGCACAGGCGCGCTCTAGCTTCTCCTGATCCACATCGATAAGTGCCAGCTTGGCACCCGCAGCGGCAAGTTCTTGGGCCATCGCAAAACCTAAACCACCGGCACCACCTGTGATGACAACAACCTTATCTTTTAAATCCATCAACTTACCCTTTTTTATTAAACTGCTCAAAAATACTGGAGAAATCACGCTTACCATTGCCCTGACGGGCATGATTCACGTACAGGCTACGGGCCAAGGCGCCCATTGGGGTGCTCGAGTTAGAGAGCAAGGCCGCCTCCTGGGACAGACCTAAGTCTTTCACCATAAGATCAACCATGAATCCACCCTGGTAACCATTTGATGATGGCACGTTTTCCATCACATCTGGACAAGGATTATATTTATCTAGCGTCCAATTACCACCACTACTGACCTTCATGATCTCAGAGAGCACCTTAGGATCCAGTCCATGGTCGATCCCCATCTGAATCGACTCGCTGGTGCCGACCATGAGTACAGACAAGAGCATGTTGTTACAGATCTTGGCTACCTGACCGGCGCCCGGGCCGCCTGCGTGGAAGATATTGGCGCCCATAACATTCAGCACGCCTTGGGCCTGCTCGAAGGCGGTATCGCTGCCGCCACAGATGAAGGTCAGGGTACCAGCCGCCGCACCGGCTGTGCCGCCCGATACTGGCGCATCGATAAACTCGAGTCCCTTGGCCTTGGCCTGCTCGGCGACAAAACGCGCGCTCTCGGCGTCTATGGTAGAACAGTCGATGAGCAGGGTGCCGTTGGCTACCACATCTATGATGCCTTTGTTCTGCTCATCTCCCAGATAGAGACTGCGCACATGCTTGCCCGCAGGCAACATGGTAATCACCACATCGGCCGCCGCCGCTGCCGCGCAGGCACTCGGCGCCTGCATGGCGCCCTCCTCGACCACATGGCTCAGGGCCGCCTGAGAGAGGTCGAAGGCCTTAACCGTGTAGCCAGCCTTCACCAGGTTGACCGCCATCGGGCCACCCATGTTACCTAATCCGATAAATGCAACTGTATTCATGTTTTGCTCCTTTTCCTCAGGCTTTGCCTGAAAAAATTATTGGCCTAAGGTGCGCAGTGGATCGTTTTGCGGATCCCATGGCGAGGTCATCAGTGACTTGACCATCTCTTGTGGAACGGCTTCGACGGTGTCATACAGCCATTGGGGCTGACGGTCCTTATCGATAAGCAGTGCCCTCACCCCTTCGGCAAAATCACCGATTGAGCAGCAGTTACAGCTCAGTCCCAACTCCAACTGGAAGACCTGACTCAGACTCAACTCAGTGCCAAGTAGCGACTGCTGATAGACCAGGTGCAGACTCAGCGGGCTACCGGCCAGCATGGTGCTTAGGGCGCGTGAAAGCCAAGGCTCGGCGTCTTCAACCGCCTTCACTCTGGTCATTATCTCATTGAGGTCACCGTCCATCAGGGCGTCGATCTCGGCTTGATGCTGCTCGAGGATACACTCGCCCATCGGCTGGGCGCAGCGGCTCGACATCGCCTCAAGCAGCGCGTTGAGCTTGCCGTGATTGGCGCAAACATCGCTCTCCCAGTCGATGCTTGAAAGCGCATCGAACAGCGGCTGCTTATCACTTGAATTCAGGTAGTGATTACCCAGGCCAACATAGAAGGCGTCGGCGCCATCCATATTATAGGCGGTCATGCCCAGGAAACGGCCCATATGGCCAGGCATACGGTTGAGGAAGTAACTGCCGCCCACATCGGGATAGAGGCCTATGGTCACCTCTGGCATGGCGATACGTGAACGCTCGGTCACCACGCGGTGACTGGCACCGGCCATCAGGCCGAGGCCACCGCCCATGACGATGCCATCACCCCACACAAGCACTGGCTTGTCGAAGGTATGCAGCAGGTGATCGAGAAAATATTCTCGGGTAAAGAAGTCCTGAGTCACCTCGGGGATCTCGCCCGGCAGCTCACGGGCAGCCTGATAGAGGGCGCGTACATCGCCACCGGCGCAGAAGGCCTTCTCACCCGCACCGTCAAGTACCACCATGGCGATGGCGTCATCGTCGGCCCAGGCGGTGAGCTGAGTAGTCAGCGCGCGCACCATCTCCATGTTGAGGGCATTAAGTGCCTTCTCCATATTGAGGGTAGCCACGCCCACCAGCTTACCCGATAGGGTGCCTAGGGTCTGAAAAACCACACAATTAGTCTGCTCAGTCATTAGCGGTTCTTCCAGTTTGCTTTGCGCTTCTCCAGGAAGGCGTTAACCCCTTCGGCCTGATCTTCGGTATCGAACAGGCCAACGAACAGCTCACGCTCTAGTGGCAGCGCCTGAGTGCGCGGCATGGCGCGGCCCGATTGGATCAGCTGCTTACACACGG contains the following coding sequences:
- a CDS encoding enoyl-CoA hydratase/isomerase family protein → MTEQTNCVVFQTLGTLSGKLVGVATLNMEKALNALNMEMVRALTTQLTAWADDDAIAMVVLDGAGEKAFCAGGDVRALYQAARELPGEIPEVTQDFFTREYFLDHLLHTFDKPVLVWGDGIVMGGGLGLMAGASHRVVTERSRIAMPEVTIGLYPDVGGSYFLNRMPGHMGRFLGMTAYNMDGADAFYVGLGNHYLNSSDKQPLFDALSSIDWESDVCANHGKLNALLEAMSSRCAQPMGECILEQHQAEIDALMDGDLNEIMTRVKAVEDAEPWLSRALSTMLAGSPLSLHLVYQQSLLGTELSLSQVFQLELGLSCNCCSIGDFAEGVRALLIDKDRQPQWLYDTVEAVPQEMVKSLMTSPWDPQNDPLRTLGQ
- the mmsB gene encoding 3-hydroxyisobutyrate dehydrogenase, producing the protein MNTVAFIGLGNMGGPMAVNLVKAGYTVKAFDLSQAALSHVVEEGAMQAPSACAAAAAADVVITMLPAGKHVRSLYLGDEQNKGIIDVVANGTLLIDCSTIDAESARFVAEQAKAKGLEFIDAPVSGGTAGAAAGTLTFICGGSDTAFEQAQGVLNVMGANIFHAGGPGAGQVAKICNNMLLSVLMVGTSESIQMGIDHGLDPKVLSEIMKVSSGGNWTLDKYNPCPDVMENVPSSNGYQGGFMVDLMVKDLGLSQEAALLSNSSTPMGALARSLYVNHARQGNGKRDFSSIFEQFNKKG
- a CDS encoding SDR family oxidoreductase, producing the protein MDLKDKVVVITGGAGGLGFAMAQELAAAGAKLALIDVDQEKLERACADIGDTTEVQGYAFDITDEEDVVAGFGYILEDFGQVNVLVNNAGILLDGMLVKAKEGEVTDRMSLAQFQAVINVNLTGSFLCGREAAAAMITSKQQGVIVNISSLAKAGNIGQTNYAASKAGVAAMSVGWAKELARYNIRSAAVAPGVIETEMTAAMKPEALERLEKMVPVGRLGQASEIASTVKFIIENDYVNGRVFEIDGGIRI